Proteins found in one Triticum urartu cultivar G1812 chromosome 4, Tu2.1, whole genome shotgun sequence genomic segment:
- the LOC125550447 gene encoding phytochrome A type 3, producing the protein MSSSRAASSSSSRNRQSTQERVLAQTTLDAELNAEFEESSDSFDYSKLVEAQRDTPTVLQEGRSEKVIAYLQHIQRGKMIQSFGCLLALDEKSFNVIAFSENAPEMLTTVSHAVPSVDDPPRLDIGTNVRSLFTDQGAAALHKALGFADVSLLNPILVQCKTSGKPFYAIVHRATGCLVVDFEPVNPTEFPATAAGALQSYKLAAKAISKIQALPGGSMELLCNTVVKEVFDLTGYDRVMAYKFHEDNHGEVFAEITKPGLEPYLGLHYPATDIPQAARFLFMKNKVRLICDVRARPIKVIEDEALPFDISLCGSALRAAHSCHLQYMENMNSIASLVMAVVVNENEEDDEVGSEQPAQQQKKKILWGLIVCHHESPRYVPFPLRYACEFLAQVFAVHVNKEFEVQKQLREKSILRMQTILSDMLFKEASPLTIVSGAPNIMDLIKCDGAALLYGGKVWRLGTAPTESQIRDLALWLSEVHMDSTGLSTESLHDAGYPGASALGDTVCGMAVAKINSSDILFWFRSPTAKEIRWGGAKNDPSDMDDSRRMHPRLSFKAFLEVVKMKSLAWTDSEMDAIHSLQLILRGAVDGVVKPTGKASLDEQIGDLKLDGLAELQAVTSEMVRLMETATVPILAVDGNGLVNGWNQKAAELTGLRVDDAIGRHILTLVEESSVSVVQRMLYLALQGKEEKEVRFEVKTHGPKRDDGPVILVVNACASRDLHDDVVGVCFVAQDMTVHKLVMDKFTRVEGDYMAIIHNPNPLIPPIFGADEFGWCCEWNAAMTKLTGWHREEVLDKMLLGEVFDSRNASCLLKNKDAFVSLCVVINSALAGEETEKAPFGFFDRSGKYTECLLSVNRRQNEGGLITGVFCFIHIPSHELQQALQVQQASEQKSLKRLKAFSYMRHAINNPLSGMLYSRKALKNTDLNEEQMRQIHVADNCHHQLNKILADLDQHNIMEKSSCLDLEMAEFVLQDVVVAAVSQVLIACQGKGIRVSCNLPERFMKQLLYGDGVRLQQILSDFLSISVKFSPVGSSVEISAKATKNSIGENLHLIDLELRIKHQGLGVPAELMAQMFEEDDPQQSEEGLGLLVSRNLLRLMNGDVRHLREAGVSIFILTAELACAPTAMEH; encoded by the exons ATGTCTTCCTCAAGGGCTGCTTCCAGTTCGTCCAGCAGGAACCGCCAGAGCACCCAGGAAAGGGTGTTGGCACAAACAACCCTTGATGCTGAACTCAATGCTGAGTTTGAAGAATCTAGTGACTCCTTCGACTACTCCAAGCTGGTCGAAGCCCAGCGGGACACTCCAACTGTGCTGCAGGAAGGGCGGTCAGAGAAGGTCATAGCCTACTTGCAGCACATTCAGAGAGGGAAGATGATCCAGTCGTTTGGTTGCTTGTTGGCCCTTGATGAGAAGAGCTTCAATGTCATCGCGTTCAGTGAGAACGCGCCAGAAATGCTTACAACTGTCAGCCATGCAGTGCCCAGTGTCGACGATCCCCCAAGGCTTGACATCGGCACAAATGTACGGTCTCTGTTCACTGACCAGGGTGCCGCGGCTCTGCACAAGGCACTAGGGTTTGCTGATGTTTCTTTGCTGAATCCTATCCTGGTTCAGTGCAAGACCTCAGGCAAGCCTTTCTATGCCATTGTTCACCGAGCAACCGGATGTTTGGTGGTAGACTTTGAGCCTGTAAACCCCACAGAATTTCCTGCCACTGCTGCTGGGGCCTTGCAGTCTTACAAGCTTGCTGCCAAGGCAATCTCCAAGATCCAGGCACTGCCAGGTGGAAGCATGGAGCTGCTATGCAATACTGTGGTCAAGGAAGTCTTTGACCTTACAGGGTATGATAGGGTTATGGCTTACAAGTTTCATGAAGATAACCATGGCGAGGTCTTCGCCGAGATCACAAAGCCTGGCCTTGAGCCTTATCTGGGCCTGCACTATCCAGCCACTGATATCCCTCAAGCAGCCAGGTTTCTTTTCATGAAGAACAAAGTGCGGCTGATCTGCGATGTCCGCGCAAGACCCATAAAGGTCATTGAAGATGAGGCACTCCCCTTTGATATTAGCTTGTGTGGTTCAGCACTCAGGGCAGCACACAGCTGTCACCTTCAGTATATGGAGAACATGAACTCAATTGCATCCCTTGTCATGGCTGTTGTGGTTAATGAGAATGAAGAGGATGACGAGGTCGGGTCTGAACAACCAGCAcagcagcagaagaagaagataCTATGGGGCCTTATTGTTTGCCACCATGAGAGCCCTAGATATGTCCCTTTTCCGCTGCGCTATGCTTGTGAGTTCTTAGCACAGGTGTTTGCTGTCCATGTCAACAAGGAGTTTGAAGTACAGAAACAGTTACGTGAAAAAAGCATACTGAGGATGCAAACAATTCTCTCTGACATGCTGTTCAAGGAAGCCTCTCCCCTGACTATAGTATCAGGGGCACCCAATATCATGGACCTAATCAAATGTGACGGTGCTGCTCTTTTGTATGGGGGCAAAGTATGGCGTCTGGGTACTGCACCAACCGAGTCTCAGATACGCGATCTTGCCTTGTGGCTGTCGGAAGTTCACATGGACTCCACTGGCCTGAGTACTGAGAGCCTCCATGATGCTGGCTACCCAGGAGCCTCTGCTCTTGGTGATACGGTTTGTGGGATGGCAGTGGCTAAGATCAATTCCAGTGATATTCTTTTTTGGTTCAGGTCACCTACAGCTAAAGAAATCAGATGGGGAGGTGCAAAGAATGATCCATCGGACATGGATGACAGCAGAAGGATGCACCCCAGGTTGTCTTTCAAGGCATTCCTTGAAGTTGTCAAGATGAAGAGCTTGGCTTGGACTGATTCTGAGATGGATGCTATTCATTCATTGCAACTTATACTTCGAGGGGCGGTGGATGGTGTCGTCAAGCCAACCGGAAAAGCTAGTTTAGATGAACAGATTGGTGATCTAAAGCTTGATGGGCTTGCTGAATTGCAGGCAGTGACCAGTGAAATGGTTCGTCTAATGGAAACAGCAACTGTTCCAATCTTGGCAGTAGATGGCAATGGATTGGTCAATGGGTGGAATCAGAAAGCGGCAGAATTGACTGGGCTAAGAGTTGATGATGCTATAGGAAGGCACATACTTACCCTTGTGGAGGAATCTTCTGTATCAGTTGTCCAGAGGATGCTGTATCTAGCTTTGCAGG GCAAAGAAGAGAAAGAAGTTCGATTTGAGGTAAAGACTCATGGTCCAAAGAGAGATGATGGCCCTGTTATCTTGGTTGTGAATGCTTGTGCCAGCCGGGACCTTCATGATGATGTTGTTGGGGTGTGCTTTGTAGCCCAAGATATGACTGTCCATAAGTTGGTGATGGACAAGTTTACTCGGGTTGAGGGAGACTACATGGCGATCATTCACAACCCAAACCCACTCATTCCTCCTATATTTGGTGCTGATGAATTTGGATGGTGTTGTGAGTGGAATGCTGCAATGACCAAGCTGACTGGGTGGCACAGAGAGGAAGTGCTTGATAAGATGCTTCTCGGTGAAGTGTTTGACAGTAGAAATGCCTCCTGCCTTTTGAAGAACAAAGATGCATTTGTAAGCCTTTGTGTTGTTATCAACAGCGCGTTAGCCGGCGAAGAAACGGAAAAGGCTCCATTTGGCTTCTTCGACCGAAGCGGGAAGTACACTGAGTGTCTTCTGTCAGTGAACAGAAGGCAAAATGAGGGTGGTCTCATCACTGGGGTATTCTGTTTTATTCATATTCCTAGTCatgagctgcaacaagcactgcAGGTGCAGCAAGCCTCGGAGCAGAAGTCACTAAAAAGGCTGAAAGCTTTCTCCTACATGAGACATGCAATCAACAACCCTCTCTCAGGCATGCTTTACTCCAGAAAAGCACTAAAGAACACAGATTTGAATGAAGAACAGATGAGGCAGATCCATGTTGCAGATAATTGTCATCACCAGCTAAACAAGATACTTGCCGACTTGGATCAACATAACATCATGGAAAA ATCTAGTTGCTTGGATTTGGAGATGGCTGAATTTGTGTTGCAAGATGTGGTGGTGGCTGCTGTAAGCCAAGTACTGATAGCCTGCCAGGGAAAAGGCATCAGAGTCTCTTGCAACCTGCCAGAGAGATTTATGAAGCAACTACTGTATGGAGATGGTGTTCGACTCCAGCAGATCCTTTCTGACTTCCTATCTATTTCAGTGAAGTTCTCTCCTGTTGGAAGTTCTGTCGAGATTTCAGCCAAGGCGACAAAGAACAGCATCGGAGAGAATCTTCACCTTATTGACCTTGAACTTAG GATCAAGCACCAGGGATTAGGAGTCCCTGCAGAGCTAATGGCGCAGATGTTTGAGGAGGACGACCCGCAGCAGTCAGAGGAGGGCTTGGGCCTCCTGGTCTCCAGAAACCTGTTGAGGCTCATGAATGGCGATGTTCGTCACCTAAGGGAAGCTGGTGTGTCAATCTTCATCCTCACCGCCGAACTTGCTTGTGCTCCAACGGCCATGGAGCACTGA